One Glycine max cultivar Williams 82 chromosome 6, Glycine_max_v4.0, whole genome shotgun sequence DNA segment encodes these proteins:
- the LOC100526923 gene encoding uncharacterized protein LOC100526923 (The RefSeq protein has 1 substitution compared to this genomic sequence), which produces MTELSSREVEYIRRHHSKAAEDNQCASALVKHIRAPLPLVWSLVRRFDEPQKYKPFVSRCVVRGNLEIGSLREVDVKSGLPATTSTERLEILDDNHHILSVRIIGGDHRLRNYSSITSLHPEIVDGRPGTLVIESFVVDIPEGNTKDETCYFVEALIKCNLKSLADVSEGLTLQDHTEPIDRKYELLITRG; this is translated from the exons ATGACAGAGTTGAGCAGCAGAGAGGTGGAATACATAAGGAGACACCACAGCAAGGCAGCAGAGGACAATCAGTGTGCCTCTGCTCTCGTTAAGCACATAAGGGCCCCACTTCCTCTC GTGTGGTCGTTGGTGAGGAGATTTGATGAGCCGCAGAAGTATAAACCGTTTGTGAGCAGGTGCGTGGTGAGGGGAAACCTTGAGATTGGGAGTTTGAGAGAGGTTGATGTTAAGTCCGGCCTTCCAGCGACTACTAGTACTGAAAGATTAGAGATTCTTGATGACAATCATCATATACTTAGCGTCAGGATTATTGGCGGTGATCATAGACTTAGG AACTACTCGTCTATCATGTCCCTCCACCCAGAAATTGTTGATGGAAGGCCAGGTACCCTGGTAATTGAATCATTTGTGGTGGACATACCTGAAGGCAACACCAAGGATGAGACCTGCTACTTCGTTGAAGCATTGATCAAATGCAATCTCAAATCACTTGCTGATGTCTCAGAAGGCCTTACTTTGCAGGACCACACTGAACCAATTGATCGAAAATACGAGTTATTGATCACAAGAGGCTGA